A genomic region of Arachis stenosperma cultivar V10309 chromosome 9, arast.V10309.gnm1.PFL2, whole genome shotgun sequence contains the following coding sequences:
- the LOC130948848 gene encoding hypothetical protein At1g04090-like has product MMLGCECFCWDCIPNYDDFSEPHPFSLPSPLPHWPQGNGFAGGRIWLGEIEVLQITKFERIWRCTQLAGKAQPFTFYRPLEIPDGFFSLGHYCQSNGQPLRGYVLVAREMTCESESPALKKPLDYTLVWSSDSHDECAYFWLPNPPTGYKAMGVVVTSTPKEPEVEQVRCVRTDLTEPCETSNLLVTIKSKSSKDPLQIWNIQPCDRGMLCKGVSVGTFVCGAYFDSEEVVENIGCLKNLDSTLHAMPNLNQIHALIEHYGPTMYFHPDETYMPSSVQWFFKNGALLYSAIGKKGSAIDYQGSNLPSGGTNDGAFWIDLPSDNDAKNYLKKGDIESSELYVHVKPALGGSFTDIAMWVFCPFNGPATLKVALMNIEMSKIGEHVSDWEHFTLRINNFTGELWSVFFSQHSGGEWLDASDLEFIKDNKPIVYSSKHGHASYPHPGTYLQGSSKLGIGVRNDAARSEFVVDSSTRYQIVAAEYLGNGAVNEPCWLQYMREWGPSIVYDGRSEIEKLIDMLPMFVRFSVENLIDLFPTELYGEEGPTGPKEKENWLGDEYC; this is encoded by the exons atGATGTTGGGTTGTGAGTGTTTCTGTTGGGATTGTATTCCTAACTACGATGATTTCTCTGAGCCACAccctttctctctcccttcaCCTCTTCCACACTGGCCACAAG GTAATGGTTTTGCCGGTGGAAGAATATGGCTCGGAGAAATCGAAGTTTTGCAAATAACCAAGTTTGAGAGGATTTGGAGATGCACTCAGTTGGCTGGAAAAGCGCAGCCATTCACCTTCTACAGACCTTTGGAGATTCCAGACGGCTTCTTCTCCCTTGGCCACTACTGCCAATCGAATGGCCAGCCACTGAGAGGATATGTGCTTGTGGCGCGTGAAATGACTTGTGAATCCGAATCTCCAGCTCTTAAGAAGCCTCTTGACTACACTCTAGTGTGGAGTTCGGATTCACATGACGAATGTGCTTACTTCTGGTTGCCGAACCCTCCAACGGGTTATAAGGCCATGGGAGTTGTAGTTACTAGCACGCCAAAAGAACCGGAAGTTGAACAAGTTAGATGTGTGCGAACAGATCTAACGGAACCTTGTGAGACTTCTAATCTATTGGTAACTATCAAGTCCAAATCTTCAAAGGATCCATTGCAGATTTGGAACATACAGCCCTGTGACAGAGGTATGCTCTGTAAAGGTGTATCTGTTGGAACATTTGTTTGCGGCGCTTATTTTGATTCTGAGGAAGTCGTGGAAAATATTGGTTGCTTGAAGAATCTCGACTCTACCTTGCACGCAATGCCAAATCTGAACCAGATTCATGCGCTTATCGAGCATTATGGACCTACTATGTACTTCCATCCTGATGAGACATACATGCCATCATCAGTGCAGTGGTTTTTCAAGAACGGAGCGCTTCTGTATTCGGCCATTGGCAAGAAGGGTAGCGCCATAGATTATCAGGGCTCGAATTTGCCTAGTGGAGGAACAAATGATGGTGCATTTTGGATTGATTTGCCTAGCGATAATGATGCAAAGAATTATCTAAAGAAGGGTGACATAGAGAGTTCAGAACTCTATGTTCATGTAAAGCCAGCATTGGGAGGTTCCTTTACAGATATTGCAATGTGGGTGTTTTGCCCCTTCAATGGTCCTGCCACCCTCAAAGTTGCATTGATGAACATCGAGATGAGCAAGATTGGTGAACATGTGAGTGATTGGGAGCACTTCACCCTCAGAATAAACAACTTCACTGGGGAGCTGTGGTCTGTGTTCTTCTCTCAGCATAGCGGAGGCGAATGGTTGGATGCTTCTGATCTTGAGTTTATCAAGGACAACAAACCAATCGTTTACTCTTCAAAACACGGCCACGCTAGCTACCCTCATCCTGGTACTTACCTTCAGGGATCATCCAAGCTTGGAATAGGTGTGCGTAACGACGCAGCTAGAAGCGAATTCGTAGTGGATTCCAGCACAAGGTATCAGATTGTTGCGGCCGAGTATCTTGGCAATGGAGCCGTGAATGAACCGTGCTGGTTGCAGTACATGAGAGAGTGGGGTCCTTCGATCGTGTACGATGGGAGATCGGAAATAGAGAAGCTAATAGATATGCTTCCAATGTTTGTTAGATTTTCTGTGGAGAACTTGATTGATTTGTTTCCAACAGAGCTATATGGTGAGGAGGGTCCAACTGGTCCAAAGGAGAAGGAAAATTGGCTAGGTGATGAATATTGCTAG